In Erwinia pyrifoliae DSM 12163, the genomic window CTTGCTTCTATTACTAGTGTTCCCCGCGTGAGCGGGGATAAACCGTCCCGCTTTCACACAGGCCGGGATTAGCCGCTGTGTTCCCCGCGCCAGCGGGGATAAACCGCTGGTACATTTATCCCTACCGTTCTATGATTAATGCGAATCGCACGATCTGTGCTAATAGCATGATTAAGGAGGAGACCATGTTAAGTTTTACCGCCAATCAGGCGAAAACGCAGTTTGGGGATTTGATGACCAAAGCGCAGCGTGAGCCGGTTAGCATCACCTGTAATGGCCGTCCTGCGGTTGTTGTCGTTCCTGCCGAAGATTACGCGGTGCTTGAACAGCTGAAGCTGGAGGCTTTACGAACCAGGCTGACCCGCTCCATAGCCCAGATGGAAGCCGGACAGGTTCACGATGGTGACGCGGTGTTCGACGAGTTGATGAAGGATCTGTAATGGGAAAATTCACACTCACGGATGATGCTAAAGAGGATATGAAGGAAATAAGGGCATATTCTGTTCAGCAATGGAATAAGGAGGTGGCGAAAGTCTACCTGGAAGGGATGCGCCTTACCATGCAGATGCTGGCGAATCATCCTGATATTGGTGATGATGTCAGCGATCGGTTAGGGGCAGGGGTGCGCAGCTGGCTTTATCAAAGTCATCATCTGTACATTGTGTCGGCGAGTGCTGGCGTGACCGCGATCGGCATTCTGCACCAAACCCGCCTGCCATCGACATTGAAGAAGCGTGAAATTTCAGATTGACACACAATTTAAATGACAGGCATTCGGTAAAACGTCCACTATGCCAAATTTCGTCAAAAAGGCGTAAAAAAGCCGGAATAATCGGGCATTGAGCGTCATTTTAGTATGTTATAGCGGTAGAGTTGCTTGTCAAAGTCCTGCTTCATGCTGATGAAAAGCAGTATTTCGATATGTTCACCATCGAAATCATAAAGCAAGCGATATTCGCTTTCCACATCAAGTCTTTCACGTAACATCAATCCGCGATCGGATAGATGTGCGTTAAAGCGGTATCTTTCAGGATCTTCCTTAATGTTTTTTATGGAGTCCATCAGGAGACGTTCAACCAAACTTGCCGCTTGTTGTGCCCCGATACTTCCGCTTTTAAATGATTCAATATCTTGTAAACATTGATACGCCATCGGCGCGACTGCGATTGAATACTGTTTTGACACTCAATACCTCTCTGTTATTTTCTTGCGGCACGTAACCTCTCTACAACGTCTTCAGGAGACATGCCTTTGCCATCTGCGATCTCCTTTTTAGCCATCATGGCCAGCTTAAAAAGGGCATTTATATTTCTTTCCTGCTCGATTTCTCTCAGTTCAGCCTGGCGTTCTGCTGCGGTCTGAATAAATAACTCTGCTACTCCGTTTTTCGTTATGTACATACCTCCTTCAAAACTTTGCGCATTTCCAAGACTGTCTCTGGCGAGCTTCTGGGACATGGTCTGATTCATATTTTTCTCACTTAAAATGAGATCCACTGGTGAGAGCAGCAATCTCTGTTCCTTGATGAAGGCTTTGCTACGTAGCAAAGCGGGTTTCTCACTTGCGCTGCGAGGGCATCGCATAGCTAAAGTATACCTCTGTGTGGTGGAATTGAGTACAAATTTATACACGTATACATGGGCGGTTTCTTAATCCCTCTGCGGGAATACGGTAAAACGCCCATATTACCGAATCGCCGCACTTATCGGCCCCGTTGCTGTAGATAACCCTAAATGTCGTGGTTTTCGCCGAAGCCCTCTCCAACATTCATCTTAAATCGCATGATATTTTCATCAGATTTTTCTGAATTGTTCTATAGTTGTTACCAGGCGAGACGTGCTCAATACCCGCGTACCAGCTACTGACGGGTTGCCTGTCTTATTAATGGAATATAACGGTCGTAAAGGGAGCTTATGAATTCACCGCCTGGGTACTATCGCTACTGGGGTAAGGCAATAGCCGTTACCCCCGAGGGTGAAACAGCCTGTCATTTACTCCCCTGGCACTGTCTGGATGTTGCCGCCGTTGCGGCGCGCTGGTGGGATAACAGCCCCAGCCTGAGATCGCAGTTTTCAGCCGAATCAAGCCCGGCTCCCCAGGTCAGAGCCTGGGTGCTGTTTTTTGTCGCGCTGCATGATTTCGGTAAATTTGATATCCGCTTTCAGGCTAAAGCGCCTGCCGCACTGCGTATCCTCAATCCTGATGGCCTGAATATTTCCGGCAGACTGCCGCCGTGGGATCACGGTAAAGGCGGCGTATTGTGTCTGCGTAATGATTTCCGCGAAAACCCAGCGTCAGATGATTCGCTGCTGTCATTTCTTGATGAAGCGCCGCACAGCAAACAGGCGTGGTTTCCGTGGATGGAAGCGGTTGCCGGGCACCACGGCTATGTGGTGCGTGAGTATGATCTCTCCGATGAAGTAATGAATTACCCTCCGGGTTTGCAGGGCAGGGCGGACGCCGACAGGCAGGCGCGTATGGCGTGGCTACAGGCGCTGGAAAGGTTATTTTTGCAGCCTGTCGGTCTCTGCCTGCAGGACAACCCGCCGCCGGTTTTTCCTCTTTTGGCCGGTTTTTGTTCGGTATCAGACTGGCTGGGATCCTGGAGCAGTGAGGAGACCTTCCGCTACCAGTCATCCGTTGAATCGCTGGATAACTATTTCGCCCAGCGCTATGCGTGCGATGCGGCCATCGTGCTGGAGCGCAGCGGCCTGGTGGCGCAGGTGAAACCCTGGTCAGGGGTGGCTGCGCTGCTGGAAAAAGGGCATGCCCCACGGCAGCTGCAAACCCTGGTTGACCGCCTGCCGGAGCAGCCTGGCCTGACGTTAATTGAAGCCCCTACCGGCTCGGGTAAAACCGAGGCTGCCCTGGCCTATGCCTGGCGCTTGCTGGCAGGCGGTCAGGCGGACAGCATTATTTTTGCCCTGCCCACTCAGGCCACGGCCAATGCCATGTATTCACGCCTTGAACGTCTGGCTACGCAGCTGTTTGAGCGGCCTAACTTTATTCTGGCACATGGCTATGCGCGCTTTAATCCGGTCTTTGGCGCGGTGAAGCAGCGCGCGGCTAACGTGCAGCAGGCTGAAGAGGGCTGGGCGCAGTGCTGCGAATGGCTGAGCCGTGGTAGTAAACGCGCATTTCTCGGGCAAATCGGCGTCTGTACCGTCGATCAGGTGCTGATTTCGGTGCTGCCGGTCAAACACCGTTTTATCCGTGGTTTTGGTCTTGGGCGTAGCGTGCTGCTGGTGGATGAGGTGCACGCCTATGACAGCTACATGTATGGCCTGCTGGAAGCGGTACTGCGGGCGCAGTCTGCCGCTGGTCAGAGTGCGCTGTTGCTGTCCGCCACGCTGCCTGGACACCTTAAGCAACGTCTGCTGGCTACTTATCCCGTTGATAATGCTGCTCAATTATCGTCAGAATATCCGCTGGTGACATGGCGTGGGCAAACGCAACAACGTCATTTTGACCTGTCAGCCACCCCCGAACATCTGCCTGCTGAAACCACTCTGCTGCTGGAACACCGCTATCTGGCCGAGAGCGAACCTGATGAGTTATTGCTGCAAGAGATGGTGGACGCCGCCGCTGCGGGCGCACAGGTTTGCCTGATTTGTAATCTGGTGGATGTTGCGCAGAAAACCTGGCAGCGGCTGATGGCATACGGCCAGGCAGAGGTGCTGCTGTTTCATGCGCGTTTTACCCTCACTGACCGTATTGCCAAAGAACAGCAGGTGCTGGAGTACTTTGGCCCGCACGGCAACCGGCGGCAGGGGCGCATTCTGGTCGCCACCCAGGTGGTTGAGCAGTCGCTGGATGTCGATTTCGACTGGTTGATCACCCAGCTTTGCCCGGTGGATTTACTGTTTCAGCGCGGTGGGCGTTTACATCGCCATCAGCGCAACCGGCGTCCGGCCGGGTTCAGCCAGCCGCTGCTGACGGTGCTGTTGCCCGATGCAGAGGGCTACGGGCGTAGCGGCTATATCTACGGCAACACCCGCGTGATGTGGCGCACCCAGCAACTGATTGAAGCACAGGGTGCTACGCCGTTGCCGTTTCCGGCCGCCTGGCGGCAGTGGATCGAACCTGTCTACCGCCCCGAAACCGATGATGCAGAACCCGTCTGGGTGCAGGAAGGTTATCGGGCCTGGGAACAGAAAGAGTTTGAGAAGCGGGCCAGCGCCCGTCTGATGCTAAAACAGGCAGAGCACGCCACGCCGTTTTCTGACAATGACCAACCGGTGCGGGCATTGACCCGCGACGGGGAGATGAGCGTGGCGGTTATCCCTTATTACCACAGCGAACACGGCAAGGTGCTGCTGGATGGCCAGGTACTGGATCGGCTGTCTGAGCTGGCGCGCCCGGAGGCGCTGGTACTGAACCTGGTCAACGTTCCACACAGCTGGCAAAGCGCTTTTCTACAGCCGATGGATGAGCAGGGCATTATCTGGCTGCCAGGGCATTTGGTTGATGAAAAAACCGAATTTACCGGGAAAGGTCAGTATCACTTTACCTACAGTCACCACGAGGGAATGGAGAAGACAGGATGAACTTATTGACCGATGACTGGATCCCCGTGCGCCCGCTGAGCGGCGGCGAAGGCCAGCAAATCACCCTACAAACGCTGTTATGTGACGATCGGCGCTGGCTGGTGGCACTGCCGCGTGACGATATGGAAATGGCCACCTTTCAGCTGTTGGTCTGCCTGCTACAAACGCTGTGGATGCCGTCTGACGCGCAGCAGCTGGTCCAGCGGATACGCCAGCCGCTGAGCGCCCGGGAGTTTGCCGATGGCGTTGCCGGTTGGCAACAGGCTTTCGATCTTAACCATCCGCAGCAGCCGTTTATGCAGGTGAGAGGCGTGGCGGCGAAAGAGGTGACCGGGATGGATAAGCTGCTGGTCGGGTTAACCGGTTCAACCAGTGGCGCTTTCGTCAACCAGTCCGGCCAGGGCAAGGCGCTGTGTAGCGGCTGTACGGCGATTGCGTTATTTAACCAGGCCTGTAATGCGCCGGGTTTCGGCGGCGGCTTTAAGAGCGGCCTGCGCGGCGGCTCCCCGGTGACCACGCTGGTACAGGGGGACTGTTTGCGTACCACCCTCTGGTTCAACGTGCTGAGTGAAACCACGCTGGATGAATTCTGCCCTGACTGGCGTGAGCAGCGGGCGCAGCCGTTCACCTGGCAGCAGCCGATAAAAAAAGATCAGGCCATTGCGGGCAGCAGTATCGGCCTGGCGCGCGGGCTGTTCTGGCAGCCCGCCCATATTGAGCTTAGCCCGCCAGACGGCGCGGGCCAGTGCAGCGCCTGTGGGCGTATGGCCAGCCAGCGTTATCGCAGCTTCCTGAAAGAGAAATTCAACTTTACCGTCAATGGCCTGTGGCTGCATCCGCACTCTCCGCTGATCCAGCAAATCAAGAAAGGGCAGGTGGAGTGGCGCTATATGGCGTTCAGTACGCCAGCCCCCTCATGGACGCAGATCGGCCGTCTGCTGATCGAGCAACAGGTCAATAAACAGCAGGAGGGACGCCGGGTGGCGACCACGGTTGAGCAGGCGCGCATGCTGAGCAGGGGGCGGGCATTGCGCCTGATGATCGGCGGCTACCGTAATAACCAGGCTTCAATTATTGAGCGCCGCCATGAGGTGCTGCAGTTTAATCAGGGCTGGCAGCACGCCATGCCGGTGATTAACGAAATTGTTAACCTCGGGCTGGAATACCGCAAGGCGCTGCGCACGGCATTATGGATCTTTGCTGAAGGAGCAAAAGAGAGCGATATCAAGGGGGCTGGCGTTGCGCTGCATGAGAAGGTCGATCCGCAATATTACCGGCAAAGCCATGCGCGGGTGCTGAATTTACTGGCGCAGATTGATTATCAATCGCCGCTGCCACAGCTTGAGCAGTTCCAGACGCAGCAGCAGCAGCTGTGCCAGCAGCTGTTTAACGACCTCACCGCGCCCTATGCCCACCATCCGAAATTAATCTGCTCGCTGGCGAAAGCCAGAAGATATCTGATGAGCAGCCTGGCCAAACTTAAACCGCAAGGAGAACACCTTCATGGAGCAGCCGTTTAACGCCGAGACGTTATATCAAAACTGGTCAGAGCTTGATCCGGGAAGTAAGGCAAAAATAAGGCGCGCCACGCGGCCGGACGATCTGATGGATATCCCCGCCTTTTATCTGCTGGTGGCTCCCTCCGGCTGGCCGCAGCATCGTTACGCCCTGCTGCGGATGGCGTTTTGCCTTTCGGCCGGAAAGATCAGGCTCAGCGAAGATAAGCAGCAAAGTATTGGCCGCGCATTCGCTGAGAAAGGTATCAGCCAGCCGCGTATTTTTCAGGTGATACGCGCTGATTACCCTAACGATATGGTGCAGCTGCGGCGCTTGATTATTCATGCCGAACCTGAGGTTTACTGGCCCGCTTTCGCCCGGCAGCTGTATGGCTGGTATCAAAGCGATCGGCGTAAATTACTGGAAGATTTTGTTTTAACTACCGCTAACAAGCCATCACGTAAGGACGCTAAATGAACAACTTTATCAATTGCCATGTGCTGATTTCCCACAGCCCCTCCTGCCTGAACCGCGATGATATGAATATGCAGAAAGACGCCGTTTTTGGCGGCAAGCGGCGCGTGAGGATCTCCAGCCAGAGCCTGAAACGCGCGATGCGTAAAAGCGCCTATTATCAGCAGCACCTCGGTGACTCAAGCATGCGCACTATTCATCTGGCGGATCTGCGCCATGTTGTTCATGCCCGTCTGGCAGATAAACACACTGCCGACATTATCGATAAGGCGCTGAGCTTACTGAGTGGCAAAACCATTGATGGCGCAGAAAAAATTGATGGCGGTGCCGTTTCACCCTGGGTGATGGATGAAATTGACTGGTTTTGCCAGCAGTTAACCCTGCCGGAGTATGCCGACTTCGACGAAAAAAAGTGGACAAAGCTGCTGAAAGAGCAAATTAATGCGCTGCGCGCCACGTTAAATAATGCGGTAGATGTGGCACTGAGCGGGCGCATGGCAACCAGCGGCCTGATGAGCGAAGTGGGTAACGTTGACGGGGCGATGTCCGTGGC contains:
- a CDS encoding type II toxin-antitoxin system Phd/YefM family antitoxin, whose translation is MLSFTANQAKTQFGDLMTKAQREPVSITCNGRPAVVVVPAEDYAVLEQLKLEALRTRLTRSIAQMEAGQVHDGDAVFDELMKDL
- a CDS encoding type II toxin-antitoxin system RelE/ParE family toxin — translated: MGKFTLTDDAKEDMKEIRAYSVQQWNKEVAKVYLEGMRLTMQMLANHPDIGDDVSDRLGAGVRSWLYQSHHLYIVSASAGVTAIGILHQTRLPSTLKKREISD
- a CDS encoding type II toxin-antitoxin system RelE/ParE family toxin, which encodes MSKQYSIAVAPMAYQCLQDIESFKSGSIGAQQAASLVERLLMDSIKNIKEDPERYRFNAHLSDRGLMLRERLDVESEYRLLYDFDGEHIEILLFISMKQDFDKQLYRYNILK
- the cas3 gene encoding CRISPR-associated helicase/endonuclease Cas3, translated to MNSPPGYYRYWGKAIAVTPEGETACHLLPWHCLDVAAVAARWWDNSPSLRSQFSAESSPAPQVRAWVLFFVALHDFGKFDIRFQAKAPAALRILNPDGLNISGRLPPWDHGKGGVLCLRNDFRENPASDDSLLSFLDEAPHSKQAWFPWMEAVAGHHGYVVREYDLSDEVMNYPPGLQGRADADRQARMAWLQALERLFLQPVGLCLQDNPPPVFPLLAGFCSVSDWLGSWSSEETFRYQSSVESLDNYFAQRYACDAAIVLERSGLVAQVKPWSGVAALLEKGHAPRQLQTLVDRLPEQPGLTLIEAPTGSGKTEAALAYAWRLLAGGQADSIIFALPTQATANAMYSRLERLATQLFERPNFILAHGYARFNPVFGAVKQRAANVQQAEEGWAQCCEWLSRGSKRAFLGQIGVCTVDQVLISVLPVKHRFIRGFGLGRSVLLVDEVHAYDSYMYGLLEAVLRAQSAAGQSALLLSATLPGHLKQRLLATYPVDNAAQLSSEYPLVTWRGQTQQRHFDLSATPEHLPAETTLLLEHRYLAESEPDELLLQEMVDAAAAGAQVCLICNLVDVAQKTWQRLMAYGQAEVLLFHARFTLTDRIAKEQQVLEYFGPHGNRRQGRILVATQVVEQSLDVDFDWLITQLCPVDLLFQRGGRLHRHQRNRRPAGFSQPLLTVLLPDAEGYGRSGYIYGNTRVMWRTQQLIEAQGATPLPFPAAWRQWIEPVYRPETDDAEPVWVQEGYRAWEQKEFEKRASARLMLKQAEHATPFSDNDQPVRALTRDGEMSVAVIPYYHSEHGKVLLDGQVLDRLSELARPEALVLNLVNVPHSWQSAFLQPMDEQGIIWLPGHLVDEKTEFTGKGQYHFTYSHHEGMEKTG
- the casA gene encoding type I-E CRISPR-associated protein Cse1/CasA, whose translation is MNLLTDDWIPVRPLSGGEGQQITLQTLLCDDRRWLVALPRDDMEMATFQLLVCLLQTLWMPSDAQQLVQRIRQPLSAREFADGVAGWQQAFDLNHPQQPFMQVRGVAAKEVTGMDKLLVGLTGSTSGAFVNQSGQGKALCSGCTAIALFNQACNAPGFGGGFKSGLRGGSPVTTLVQGDCLRTTLWFNVLSETTLDEFCPDWREQRAQPFTWQQPIKKDQAIAGSSIGLARGLFWQPAHIELSPPDGAGQCSACGRMASQRYRSFLKEKFNFTVNGLWLHPHSPLIQQIKKGQVEWRYMAFSTPAPSWTQIGRLLIEQQVNKQQEGRRVATTVEQARMLSRGRALRLMIGGYRNNQASIIERRHEVLQFNQGWQHAMPVINEIVNLGLEYRKALRTALWIFAEGAKESDIKGAGVALHEKVDPQYYRQSHARVLNLLAQIDYQSPLPQLEQFQTQQQQLCQQLFNDLTAPYAHHPKLICSLAKARRYLMSSLAKLKPQGEHLHGAAV
- the casB gene encoding type I-E CRISPR-associated protein Cse2/CasB, with protein sequence MEQPFNAETLYQNWSELDPGSKAKIRRATRPDDLMDIPAFYLLVAPSGWPQHRYALLRMAFCLSAGKIRLSEDKQQSIGRAFAEKGISQPRIFQVIRADYPNDMVQLRRLIIHAEPEVYWPAFARQLYGWYQSDRRKLLEDFVLTTANKPSRKDAK
- the cas7e gene encoding type I-E CRISPR-associated protein Cas7/Cse4/CasC, whose product is MNNFINCHVLISHSPSCLNRDDMNMQKDAVFGGKRRVRISSQSLKRAMRKSAYYQQHLGDSSMRTIHLADLRHVVHARLADKHTADIIDKALSLLSGKTIDGAEKIDGGAVSPWVMDEIDWFCQQLTLPEYADFDEKKWTKLLKEQINALRATLNNAVDVALSGRMATSGLMSEVGNVDGAMSVAHAITTHAVEADIDWFTAVDDLKETTGAAHLGTQEFSSGVFYRYASLNLSQLQQNLGGATREQALTIAAHLVHMLATEIPGAKQHSFAAFNPADLVMVNFSDFPLSLANAFEQPVVAKKDGFLQPSVAALNDYWARVAAGYGIDGPTAQFSLAESAMPVGVQRMAGLAALKTWVSSHGEG